The following are encoded in a window of Ignavibacteria bacterium genomic DNA:
- a CDS encoding type II and III secretion system protein, with translation MKRIIICLLVLAFAMPLYSQKDVEKELSGYVNPDELVTLSENVPFSKAVEILSRVSVKLTGKTIVSTAGVNNPIGVEIVGLPYKKALTIITQFAGLAYEENQDAIIIKARTEQKPEQKPNDIYAAVDSREVKISAVFFEANISAMKSRGINWQFLLSQKNLSIGADSRTFTESSSSGSDGSGSGSSTTTAKSPDFNLSGAASNFGIGGFTGAATAMFRFFESENLGEVIASPNVSVRSGQKGRIQIGSDFSIKTRDFSGNIIDKFYPTGTIIEVTPYIYREDNLDYVLLNLNVERSSAVPSEISTEIRKTSANTQVLMLNGEETVIGGLFINDETTDRTGIPILKDLPWWVLGIRYLTGSDQKIIQKKEVVILIKTELMPSLKERLAMPKDGNKIQQEVEKNRQQIKFYQFNQNQQEEK, from the coding sequence ATGAAACGAATAATTATCTGTCTGCTTGTGCTTGCTTTTGCAATGCCCCTGTATTCTCAAAAGGACGTGGAAAAAGAGCTCAGCGGCTACGTTAACCCCGATGAGCTGGTAACTCTTTCTGAAAACGTCCCATTCAGCAAGGCTGTCGAGATCTTAAGCCGCGTTAGCGTTAAACTGACCGGCAAAACAATCGTATCTACAGCCGGCGTCAATAACCCCATCGGCGTTGAAATTGTCGGCCTGCCTTATAAAAAAGCGCTTACTATTATTACACAGTTCGCGGGTCTTGCTTATGAGGAAAACCAGGACGCAATTATTATTAAAGCCCGCACCGAACAGAAACCGGAACAGAAGCCAAATGACATTTACGCAGCCGTCGATTCAAGGGAAGTTAAAATCTCCGCCGTCTTCTTTGAGGCTAATATCTCTGCCATGAAATCGCGCGGCATTAACTGGCAGTTCCTCCTCTCGCAGAAGAACCTCTCTATCGGCGCCGATAGCAGAACCTTTACCGAAAGCAGCAGCAGCGGTTCAGACGGCAGCGGTAGCGGTTCTTCAACAACTACTGCCAAATCACCCGACTTTAATTTATCGGGCGCCGCTTCTAACTTCGGCATTGGCGGCTTTACAGGCGCTGCAACCGCTATGTTCCGCTTCTTCGAATCCGAAAACCTGGGCGAGGTTATTGCTTCTCCTAACGTCAGCGTCAGAAGCGGCCAGAAGGGAAGAATTCAGATCGGCAGCGACTTCTCAATTAAGACACGCGATTTTTCGGGAAATATTATAGATAAATTTTATCCCACAGGTACAATTATAGAAGTAACTCCGTATATTTACAGGGAAGATAATCTGGATTATGTGCTCCTGAACCTGAACGTGGAAAGAAGCAGCGCGGTTCCTTCCGAAATATCAACTGAAATTAGAAAGACTTCTGCCAATACTCAGGTGCTTATGCTTAACGGCGAGGAAACCGTCATAGGCGGATTGTTTATTAACGACGAGACCACCGATAGAACCGGAATCCCTATTCTTAAGGACCTCCCGTGGTGGGTCCTCGGTATCAGATACCTTACCGGAAGCGACCAGAAAATTATTCAGAAAAAAGAAGTGGTTATTTTAATTAAAACTGAACTTATGCCTTCTCTAAAGGAAAGGCTCGCTATGCCTAAGGACGGCAATAAGATTCAGCAGGAAGTTGAAAAAAACCGCCAGCAGATAAAATTCTATCAGTTTAACCAAAATCAACAGGAAGAAAAGTAG
- a CDS encoding response regulator: MESILIVDDDINLCSLLREELNEIGYDAYSVNGADETFAFLDSGRMVDLLLLDLKMPEKDGFYVLETLKARKMDVKVIVLTAYADVKSAIDSAKLGASDFISKPYDFDELLITIRKVLQKEKEHED, translated from the coding sequence ATGGAATCAATTTTAATAGTGGACGATGATATCAATCTGTGCTCCCTCTTACGCGAAGAACTTAACGAGATCGGCTACGACGCTTATTCGGTTAACGGCGCAGATGAAACATTTGCCTTCCTTGATTCCGGACGAATGGTGGACCTCCTGCTCCTGGACCTTAAGATGCCTGAAAAGGACGGATTCTATGTCCTCGAAACCCTTAAGGCCAGAAAAATGGATGTTAAAGTTATTGTGCTTACAGCTTATGCCGACGTTAAAAGCGCTATAGATTCGGCTAAGCTGGGCGCAAGCGATTTTATTAGTAAACCTTACGATTTCGATGAGCTCCTTATTACTATAAGAAAAGTTTTGCAAAAAGAAAAAGAACATGAAGATTAG
- a CDS encoding response regulator, with translation MKKILVIDDHPDSVFLLQDRLQREGFEVITAYDGQSGLEKAINEQPDLVLLDVMMPGLNGMDVCRTLVNTPVTKDIPVILVTAKTEAEGTKEGLQAGAFDYIRKPVNKIELLARIHSALKLRETQKLLLELEKINTFTATVVTANHEIKQPLTLINLSAAAIKREVSKKEISPEAIIKKVEYIEGAIREINNVLEKFKQIKSPNFSPYVNNIKMVDLDGK, from the coding sequence ATGAAAAAGATACTTGTAATCGACGACCATCCCGATAGCGTATTCTTACTGCAGGACCGCCTGCAGCGCGAGGGCTTTGAAGTTATTACTGCATACGACGGCCAGAGCGGACTCGAAAAAGCAATTAACGAACAGCCCGACCTTGTCCTCCTGGACGTAATGATGCCGGGCTTAAACGGCATGGATGTATGCCGCACGCTTGTAAATACTCCCGTTACAAAAGACATTCCGGTTATACTCGTAACAGCAAAGACCGAGGCCGAAGGAACCAAAGAAGGCCTTCAGGCAGGAGCATTCGATTACATTAGAAAACCCGTAAATAAAATAGAATTACTGGCAAGGATCCATTCGGCATTAAAGCTCCGTGAAACGCAGAAATTATTATTGGAATTAGAGAAGATAAATACATTTACAGCAACAGTAGTTACAGCCAATCACGAAATAAAGCAGCCGTTAACTTTGATAAATCTCTCGGCAGCGGCAATAAAGAGGGAAGTAAGCAAAAAAGAAATATCGCCCGAAGCGATCATAAAAAAAGTAGAGTATATAGAAGGCGCAATAAGAGAGATTAACAACGTCCTGGAGAAATTCAAACAGATAAAAAGCCCCAACTTCTCCCCCTACGTAAATAATATTAAGATGGTCGACCTCGACGGAAAATAA
- a CDS encoding response regulator has protein sequence MKISYRILITALAAVVIIFASSTLTFYSFTGKIVLGLAGLALSLVFVLLFLNKKNARAKAEYSGFISLINQNLSLREMSDAVLARIIKTAGFTAGRIYMTARSEPVLLSSYGILNETSLANGKIDLYERVIEKAEEAEYFFTENFPVIRSGLLELQIRYLLIMPVIYNGKVIAVLEMASVGSPSKWAKEYLNGIKDQLASGLSKAYDMHQLENLVRELKVRREEPEKVIQAEEIIKTEKNIPAEEVIPVIEPDEKTILVIDPNAENRKIIGSYLSSKNYNIIQSESSEEGIKGLLQYKPFAVTLSVSSNDMSSWHALKKLKENSAIPVILYNTVEPLNFGYGLGVYDYSFQSLDASLITSFAERLHGVKSVICAGFEDLPAIKDLKDVKVTITKEQNESFKIIKKLQPQIVFINAFMQKGDSISLIDRLKTSYETKDIPVVLCLKPALNKEEMALLMGSIEKAAIKSKGHRIEILKVIRDRIRMEEGIPEEDTSSILIESEPENDTEKAAPDVNKLPLNKVLIVDDDTDTLSEVGEILKDSGCETVFAKSGLECLTTLQKLKPDLILLDIMMPQMDGFETIKRIKAERNLKDIPVFALTAHEMIDEKEILIRNGFDDFVSKPVNSGSLSFKIEKVLNNIAE, from the coding sequence ATGAAGATTAGCTACAGGATCTTAATTACAGCCCTCGCTGCCGTAGTTATTATCTTTGCCAGTTCCACTCTTACTTTCTATTCGTTTACAGGAAAAATTGTCCTGGGCCTCGCAGGCCTTGCTCTTTCGCTGGTTTTTGTTCTCTTGTTCCTAAATAAAAAAAACGCGAGGGCAAAAGCCGAATACTCAGGGTTTATTTCTCTTATTAACCAGAACCTGTCTTTAAGAGAAATGTCGGACGCAGTACTGGCAAGGATCATTAAGACTGCGGGCTTTACCGCCGGACGCATCTATATGACTGCCCGGAGCGAACCCGTGCTCCTTTCATCTTACGGAATCTTAAATGAAACCTCTCTTGCTAATGGTAAGATCGATTTATATGAGCGCGTAATTGAAAAAGCCGAAGAGGCTGAATATTTCTTTACGGAAAATTTTCCCGTTATCCGCTCGGGACTCCTGGAGCTTCAGATCCGCTATCTTCTAATTATGCCCGTTATCTATAACGGAAAAGTTATTGCCGTACTCGAAATGGCTTCCGTCGGCTCTCCGTCAAAATGGGCTAAGGAATACCTTAACGGTATAAAGGACCAGCTTGCCTCCGGCCTCAGCAAGGCATACGATATGCACCAGCTCGAAAACCTCGTCCGCGAGCTCAAGGTCCGCAGGGAAGAGCCCGAAAAAGTAATTCAGGCTGAAGAAATAATTAAAACTGAAAAAAATATTCCAGCTGAAGAAGTAATTCCTGTAATAGAACCTGATGAAAAAACAATTCTTGTCATAGATCCCAATGCTGAGAATAGAAAAATTATCGGCAGCTATCTCTCTTCAAAAAACTATAATATAATTCAGTCCGAAAGCTCTGAAGAGGGAATTAAGGGTTTATTGCAGTATAAACCCTTTGCCGTTACACTTTCTGTTTCTTCAAACGATATGTCTTCATGGCACGCGCTGAAAAAACTTAAGGAAAATTCCGCTATTCCTGTAATCCTTTATAATACTGTGGAACCCTTAAATTTCGGCTACGGCTTGGGGGTGTACGATTATTCTTTCCAGAGCCTCGATGCTTCTCTCATTACATCTTTTGCCGAAAGGCTTCACGGAGTAAAAAGCGTTATCTGCGCGGGCTTCGAAGACCTCCCGGCCATTAAAGACTTAAAAGATGTAAAGGTCACAATTACAAAAGAGCAGAATGAGTCGTTTAAGATTATAAAAAAACTTCAGCCGCAGATAGTCTTTATTAATGCCTTCATGCAGAAAGGCGATAGCATTTCACTCATAGACCGCCTTAAAACTTCCTATGAAACAAAGGATATCCCTGTTGTCCTTTGCCTTAAGCCCGCGCTTAACAAAGAGGAAATGGCGCTTCTAATGGGCAGCATAGAGAAAGCTGCAATAAAGTCAAAAGGCCACCGCATCGAAATTCTTAAAGTTATAAGGGACCGGATCCGCATGGAGGAAGGCATTCCCGAAGAAGATACTTCATCCATACTGATTGAAAGCGAGCCTGAAAATGACACTGAAAAAGCTGCCCCTGACGTAAATAAGCTTCCGTTAAACAAAGTGCTTATTGTTGACGATGATACCGATACTCTTTCTGAAGTTGGTGAAATATTAAAAGATTCAGGCTGCGAAACCGTGTTTGCAAAAAGCGGACTCGAATGCCTTACTACGCTTCAGAAGCTGAAGCCCGACCTCATCCTTCTTGACATAATGATGCCGCAGATGGACGGATTTGAAACAATTAAAAGAATTAAAGCTGAAAGAAACCTTAAAGACATCCCCGTCTTTGCTCTTACAGCTCACGAAATGATTGACGAAAAGGAGATTTTAATTAGGAATGGTTTCGATGACTTCGTATCCAAACCCGTTAATTCCGGATCACTGTCATTCAAAATTGAAAAAGTACTAAATAATATAGCTGAGTGA